One Pullulanibacillus sp. KACC 23026 DNA segment encodes these proteins:
- the sigG gene encoding RNA polymerase sporulation sigma factor SigG — MTDASCEIFRCIKFPPSEILYFVNTPIGGNQMARNKVEICGVDTATLPVLKNEEMRELFVQMQNGDEFAREKLVNGNLRLVLSVIQRFNNRGEYVDDLFQVGCIGLMKSIDNFDLGQNVRFSTYAVPMIIGEIRRYLRDNNPIRVSRSLRDIAYKALQVKEKLISKNSREPTAAEIAEQLDVPTEDIVFALDAIQDPVSLFEPIYNDGGDPIFVMDQISDDKTKDLQWIEEIALREAMTRLNAREKNILSMRFFQGKTQMEVAEEIGISQAQVSRLEKAAIKEMNRNIKS; from the coding sequence ATGACAGATGCTTCATGTGAGATATTCAGATGCATAAAATTTCCTCCATCGGAGATACTTTACTTTGTAAACACTCCGATTGGAGGGAATCAAATGGCACGCAACAAAGTTGAAATTTGTGGCGTTGACACCGCAACACTCCCTGTTTTAAAAAATGAAGAGATGAGAGAGCTCTTTGTCCAAATGCAAAATGGGGATGAATTTGCACGTGAGAAATTGGTCAACGGCAACTTAAGACTTGTCTTAAGTGTCATTCAGAGATTTAACAACCGTGGCGAATACGTCGATGATTTGTTCCAAGTCGGATGTATCGGTCTTATGAAATCTATTGATAATTTTGATTTGGGTCAAAACGTTAGATTTTCGACTTATGCGGTACCAATGATAATTGGTGAAATTCGCCGATACTTAAGAGATAACAATCCGATCCGTGTCTCTCGCTCCTTGCGAGATATCGCTTATAAGGCATTGCAGGTCAAGGAAAAGTTAATCTCAAAGAATTCTCGAGAACCAACGGCAGCTGAGATCGCTGAGCAATTAGATGTTCCGACTGAGGATATTGTTTTTGCTTTGGATGCGATTCAAGATCCCGTTTCTCTGTTTGAACCTATCTATAATGACGGCGGCGATCCCATTTTCGTTATGGATCAAATTAGTGATGATAAGACAAAAGATCTTCAATGGATTGAGGAAATTGCCTTGCGAGAGGCGATGACACGACTTAATGCAAGAGAAAAGAACATCCTTTCAATGCGATTTTTTCAAGGGAAAACCCAGATGGAAGTAGCTGAGGAAATTGGTATTTCCCAAGCCCAGGTCTCTCGGCTTGAGAAAGCGGCTATTAAAGAGATGAATCGAAATATAAAAAGTTAA